The following proteins are co-located in the Camelina sativa cultivar DH55 chromosome 12, Cs, whole genome shotgun sequence genome:
- the LOC104720731 gene encoding LOW QUALITY PROTEIN: brefeldin A-inhibited guanine nucleotide-exchange protein 1 (The sequence of the model RefSeq protein was modified relative to this genomic sequence to represent the inferred CDS: substituted 1 base at 1 genomic stop codon), with amino-acid sequence MSSSQNLGGATRCGRVIGPSLDKIIKNAAWRKHTFLVSACKSVLDKLETLSDSPDPSSPLFGLSTSDSDAVLQPLLLSLDTGYAKVIEPALDCSFKLFSLSLLRGEVCSSSPDSLLYKLIHAICKVCGIGEESIELAVLRVLLAAVRSPRILIRGDCLLHLVRTCYNVYLGGFNGTNQICAKSVLAQIMLIVFTRSEANSMDASLKTVNVNDLLAITDKNVNEGNSVHICQGFINDVITAGEADPPPDFLLVLQGPEEEEDDGASTSKIREDGFLLFKNLCKLSMKFSSQENTDDQILVRGKTLSLELLKVVIDNGGPIWRSDERFLNAIKQFLCLSLLKNSALSVMSIFQLQCAIFTTLLRKYRSGLKSEVGIFFPMLVLRVLENVLQPSFLQKMTVLSLLENICHEPNLIVDIFVNFDCDVESPNIFERIVNGLLKTALGPPPGSSTTLSPVQDITFRHESVKCLVSIIKAMGTWMDQQLSMSESLLPKSLENEAPVDNHSSPNEEDGTTTDHDFHPDLSSESSDAATLEQRRAYKIELQKGITLFNRKPSKGIEFLISCKKVGNSPDEVVSFLRNTTGLNATMIGDYLGEREEFPMKVMHAYVDSFDFKEMNFGEAIRFFLKGFRLPGEAQKIDRIMEKFAERFCKCNPNSFSSADTAYVLAYSVIMLNTDAHNIMVKEKMTKADFIRNNRGIDDGKDLPEEYLGALYDQVVINEIKMSSDSSAPESRQSNGLNKLLGLDGILNLVYWTQTEEKAVGANGLLIKHIQEKFRSKSGKSESAYHVVTDVAILRFMVEVSWGPMLAAFSVTLDQSDDRLAAVECLRGFRYAVHITAVMGMQTQRDAFVTSMAKFTNLHCAGDMKQKNVDAVKVSFFLXKSVVSFCICCPHIRFSRYKNREMKHFKLTADSRPXSSSETEEKKALGFPNLKKKGALQNPVMMAVVRGGTYDSSAIGPNIPGLVKQDQINNFIANLNLLDQIGSFQLNNVYAHSQRLKTEAIVAFVKALCKVSMSELQSPTDPRVFSLTKLVEIAHYNMNRIRLVWSRIWSILSDFFVSVGLSENLSVAIFVMDSLRQLSMKFLEREELANYNFQNEFLRPFVIVMQKSSSAEIRELIVRCISQMVLSRVSNVKSGWKSVFKVFTTAAADERKNIVLLAFETMEKIVREYFSYITETEATTFTDCVRCLITFTNSKFTSDVSLNAIAFLRFCALKLAEGGLVWNEKGRSSSPGTPVTDDHAPNTQNFMDADENISYWVPLLTGLSKLTADSRPAIRKSSLEVLFNILKDHGHIFSRTFWIGVFSSVIYPIFNSVWGENDLLSKDEHSSFPSTFSPHPSGVSWDAETSAMAAQSLVDLFVSFFTVIRSQLSSVVSLLASFIRSPAQGPTVAGVGALLRLADELGGSFSKDEWKEIFLAVKEAASLTLSSFMKTLRTMDDVPDEETLSDQDFSNEDDVDEDSLQTMSYVVARTKSHITVQLQVVQVVTDLYQNNQRSLLASHVTVILEILSSISSHAHQLNSDLILQKKMRRACSILELSEPPMLHFENDTHQNYLDILQDLLTYNPGVSLELNIESQLITVCVQLLKMYLKCTLFQGSELEETRQPKNWILPMGATSKEEAAARSPLVVAVLKALRELKRDSFKRYAPTFFPLLVELVRSEHSSSQVPQVLSTVFHTCMGPMMGE; translated from the exons ATGTCGTCGTCGCAGAACCTTGGTGGCGCCACCAGATGCGGCCGTGTGATTGGGCCATCTTTGGACAAGATCATAAAAAATGCCGCGTGGCGCAAGCACACCTTCCTCGTTTCCGCCTGTAAGTCTGTCCTCGACAAGTTGGAGACTCTCTCCGATTCTCCCGATCCTTCATCGCCTCTCTTCGGTCTCTCCACCTCCGATTCAGATGCCGTCCTTCAGCCACTCCTTCTCTCTCTTGATACCGGCTACGCCAAGGTTATTGAACCTGCTCTCGATTGCTCTTTCAAGCTCTTCTCCCTCTCCCTCCTCCGGGGCGAGGTCTGCTCATCTTCTCCTGATTCCCTTCTCTACAAGCTCATCCACGCGATCTGCAAGGTTTGCGGCATCGGCGAGGAGTCAATTGAGCTGGCGGTCCTTCGCGTCCTCCTCGCCGCCGTCAGATCTCCTCGCATCCTGATCCGTGGCGATTGTTTGCTCCATCTAGTCAGGACTTGCTACAATGTGTATCTCGGCGGATTTAACGGGACCAACCAGATCTGCGCTAAATCTGTGTTGGCTCAGATCATGCTCATCGTCTTCACCAGATCCGAGGCGAATTCTATGGATGCGTCACTCAAAACAGTTAATGTCAACGACTTGCTTGCCATCACGGATAAGAATGTCAACGAAGGCAACTCTGTTCATATTTGTCAGGGTTTCATCAACGACGTTATTACGGCCGGGGAAGCAGATCCTCCTCCGGATTTCCTGCTAGTCTTGCAGGGcccagaggaggaggaggatgatggtGCTTCAACTAGCAAGATCAGGGAAGACGGATTCCTTCTCTTTAAAAATCTGTGTAAGCTGTCTATGAAGTTCTCGTCACAAGAGAACACCGACGATCAGATTCTTGTTAGAGGCAAGACTTTGTCTCTCGAGTTGCTCAAAGTCGTCATTGATAACGGTGGCCCGATCTGGCGTTCTGACGAAAG GTTTCTCAATGCCATTAAGCAGTTCCTTTGCTTGTCTTTGTTAAAGAATAGCGCACTCTCGGTTATGTCTATTTTTCAACTTCAATGTGCTATCTTCACCACCTTGCTACGGAAATATAGATCGGGTTTGAAATCAGAAGTAGGCATATTCTTCCCCATGCTTGTCCTCCGTGTTCTTGAAAATGTTCTTCAGCCAAGTTTCCTGCAGAAAATGACCGTGCTCAGCTTACTTGAGAACATTTGCCACGAGCCAAACCTAATAGTTGACATATTTGTCAACTTTGACTGTGATGTGGAGTCACCAAACATCTTCGAAAG GATTGTCAACGGTCTTCTAAAAACTGCTTTAGGGCCTCCTCCTGGTTCGTCGACAACTTTGTCCCCAGTCCAGGATATTACTTTTCGGCATGAATCAGTGAAGTGCTTGGTTAGCATTATTAAGGCAATGGGAACATGGATGGACCAACAATTGAGCATGAGCGAATCACTTCTGCCTAAGAGCTTAGAAAATGAAGCACCTGTAGACAATCATTCTAGCCCAAATGAAGAAGACGGGACAACTACAGATCATGACTTTCACCCAGATTTGAGTTCAGAGTCATCAGACGCTGCAACTCTTGAACAAAGGAGGGCATACAAAATTGAACTCCAG AAAGGCATCACTCTATTCAATAGAAAGCCGTCAAAGGGTATTGAGTTTCTTATAAGCTGTAAAAAGGTTGGCAACTCCCCAGATGAGGTGGTGTCGTTCCTGAGAAATACCACAGGCTTGAATGCTACCATGATTGGTGATTATTTGGGTGAAAGAGAGGAGTTTCCAATGAAAGTTATGCATGCCTATGTGGACTCGTTTGATTTCAAGGAGATGAATTTTGGTGAGGCAATTAGGTTTTTCTTAAAGGGGTTCAGGCTTCCTGGGGAAGCGCAGAAAATTGACCGCATAATGGAAAAGTTTGCTGAACGCTTTTGCAAATGCAATCCAAATTCATTCAGCAGTGCTGACACAGCATATGTTCTTGCATACTCTGTGATAATGCTTAACACTGATGCCCACAATATCATGGTTAAAGAGAAG ATGACCAAGGCTGATTTTATCAGAAATAACCGAGGCATTGATGATGGCAAAGATCTACCAGAGGAGTATCTTGGTGCGCTTTATGACCAAGTTGTcataaatgaaataaagatGAGTTCTGATTCTTCTGCCCCAGAAAGCAGGCAGTCCAATGGCTTGAATAAACTACTGGGTCTGGACGGTATACTCAATCTGGTTTATTGGACACAGACAGAAGAAAAGGCAGTCGGGGCTAATGGTCTTCTTATAAAGCATATTCAAGAAAAGTTCAGGTCGAAGTCTGGAAAATCAGA ATCAGCTTACCATGTCGTTACAGACGTTGCAATATTGCGTTTTATGGTTGAAGTTTCATGGGGACCAATGCTTGCCGCATTCAGCGTGACACTTGATCAGAGTGATGACAGGCTTGCTGCAGTTGAATGCTTACGAGGCTTTCGGTACGCCGTTCATATTACAGCAGTTATGGGTATGCAAACGCAAAGAGATGCATTTGTCACTTCCATGGCCAAGTTCACAAATCTCCATTGTGCAGGAGATATGAAGCAAAAGAATGTCGATGCTGTTAAAGTAAGTTTCTTCTTATGAAAATCAGTTGTTTCTTTCTGTATTTGCTGTCCTCACATCCGGTTTTCAAGGTATAAGAACAGAGAGATGAAGCATTTTAAG CTAACTGCTGATTCCAGACCAGNCTCTTCATCCGAGACGGAAGAGAAGAAAGCCTTGGGGTTTCCTAACTTGAAGAAAAAAGGAGCCCTCCAGAATCCGGTGATGATGGCTGTTGTTCGAGGGGGCACATATGATAGCAGTGCAATTGGACCAAATATTCCAGGGCTTGTGAAGCAGGACCAGATCAATAACTTCATTGCAAACTTGAATTTGCTTGACCAGATCGGGAGTTTTCAGTTGAATAATGTATATGCTCATAGCCAGCGGTTGAAGACTGAAGCCATAGTAGCATTTGTTAAAGCTCTATGCAAAGTCTCTATGTCAGAACTACAGTCTCCTACGGATCCTCGAGTATTTAGCCTCACAAAATTAGTTGAGATCGC CCACTACAACATGAACCGCATCAGGCTAGTCTGGTCTCGCATATGGAGCATCCTGtcagatttttttgtatctgttgGCTTGTCGGAGAATCTTTCTGTTGCAATATTCGTTATGGATTCACTACGACAACTTTCTATGAAGTTCTTGGAACGTGAGGAGCTGGCTAACTACAACTTCCAGAATGAATTTCTTCGACCATTTGTCATTGTTATGCAAAAAAGCAGTTCTGCTGAAATAAGAGAACTAATAGTTCGGTGCATTTCTCAAATGGTACTCAGCCGTGTCAGTAATGTAAAATCAGGGTGGAAAAGTGTTTTCAAG GTTTTCACAACCGCAGCAGCTGATGAAAGGAAGAACATTGTGTTGCTGGCCTTTGAGACAATGGAAAAAATTGTCCGAGAGTATTTTTCATATATCACAGAGACGGAGGcaacaacctttactgattgtGTTAGATGCCTCATAACTTTCACAAACAGCAAATTCACCAGCGATGTTAGCCTGAATGCTATTGCATTTCTACGATTTTGTGCCCTAAAACTTGCAGAAGGAGGCCTTGTGTGGAATGAGAAGGGTAGGTCCAGCAGTCCCGGTACTCCAGTAACTGATGACCATGCACCAAATACCCAAAATTTTATGGATGCAGATGAAAACATATCATATTGGGTTCCTTTACTCACAG gATTGTCTAAGCTAACTGCTGATTCCAGACCAGCAATCCGTAAAAGCTCCCTGGAAGTgctctttaatattttaaaggatCATGGTCATATTTTCTCACGAACATTCTGGATTGGTGTTTTCAGTTCTGTTATTTATCCTATATTTAATAGCGTGTGGGGCGAGAATGATCTGCTTTCTAAAGACGAACACAGTTCATTCCCCTCTACATTTTCTCCACATCCTAGTGGAGTTTCTTGGGATGCTGAGACTTCAGCTATGGCGGCACAGTCTCTGGTAGACCTATTTGTCAGCTTTTTTACTGTCATAAGGTCTCAACTATCAAGTGTAGTGTCCTTACTTGCTAGTTTTATAAGAAGTCCAGCTCAGGGTCCTACAGTAGCTGGAGTTGGCGCGTTGCTGCGGTTGGCAGACGAATTGGGTGGCAGTTTCTCGAAAGATGAGTGGAAGGAGATTTTTTTGGCTGTGAAAGAAGCTGCTTCATTGACATTGTCTAGTTTCATGAAAACACTGAGAACCATGGATGATGTTCCAGATGAGGAAACGTTGTCTGATCAGGACTTTAGTAACGAAGATGACGTGGACGAGGACAGCCTGCAAACTATGTCTTATGTTGTTGCAAGAACAAAGAGTCACATCACCGTCCAGTTGCAGGTTGTTCAG GTAGTGACTGATCTCTACCAAAATAATCAGCGGTCATTATTGGCATCTCACGTCACTGTTATCCTGGAGATACTTTCATCAATCTCATCACATGCCCACCAGCTAAATTCTGATTTGATACTGCAAAAGAAAATGAGGAGAGCATGCTCTATCTTGGAGCTCTCTGAACCTCCCATGCTTCATTTCGAAAATGACACTCACCAGAACTACCTGGACATTCTTCAAGACCTACTGACATACAACCCAGGAGTGTCCTTGGAGCTAAACATAGAGTCTCAACTGATTACAGTGTGTGTGCAATTACTGAAGATGTACCTAAAGTGCACTTTGTTTCAGGGTTCAGAGTTGGAAGAAACCAGGCAGCCTAAAAACTGGATTCTACCCATGGGAGCAACATCGAaggaagaagcagcagcaaGATCTCCACTAGTGGTTGCAGTGCTGAAGGCACTGAGGGAACTGAAAAGAGATTCATTCAAGAGGTATGCACCAACTTTCTTCCCATTGTTGGTGGAGCTTGTGCGGAGTGAGCACAGCTCTTCACAAGTCCCACAAGTCTTAAGCACCGTGTTCCATACATGTATGGGTCCAATGATGGGTGAATAG
- the LOC104733062 gene encoding uncharacterized protein LOC104733062, producing the protein MSNFNALTTILFYSPIIGPIHVWNTVLKTCGTCEELCSLRTSSTNNGKKVGAYLLNESLFSSLSAFSTATTSGDLAAASSFDVAPMGRIQFLGCLGHTTAWIPMARNWGQNWHSSLDLIGQSLSFEVTLRGGKTIASYDVAPPYWRFGMTYQGKQFHS; encoded by the exons ATGTCAAACTTCAATGCACTTACAACCATCCTATTCTATTCACCCATCATTGGACCCATACATGTATGGAACACGGTGCTTAAGACTTGTGGGACTTGTGAAGAGCTGTGCTCACTCCGCACAAGCTCCACCAACAATGGGAAGAAAGTTGGTGCATACCTCTTGAATGAATCTCTTTTCAGTTCCCTCAGTGCCTTCAGCACTGCAACCACTAGTGGAGATCttgctgctgcttcttcctTCGATGTTGCTCCCATGGGTAGAATCCAGTTTTTAGGCTGCCTG GGCCATACAACGGCTTGGATCCCAATGGCCAGAAACTGGGGACAGAACTGGCACTCCTCTCTTGATCTCATCGGACAGTCTCTCTCTTTCGAGGTTACTCTCAGAGGCGGCAAAACCATTGCCTCTTATGATGTGGCTCCTCCTTATTGGCGCTTTGGAATGACATACCAAGGAAAGCAGTTCCACTCCTGA
- the LOC104729131 gene encoding uncharacterized protein LOC104729131, whose amino-acid sequence MEECMRKLALWHTRTFKPVMTHDELEPILSTMGFIPQDSLGFKEYVFLSSPTTTPRPRLPYPHIDGLHITTYQAFIDALAFFLDVSDLFHVRGMPLQRVKDKNRKWRRMEDDDTAVFVYRDGTLDKSSSHNLSREEESSSYTHVLIHHKPLPHCTLLPLKDITVWV is encoded by the exons ATGGAGGAGTGTATGAGGAAACTGGCCTTGTGGCACACGAGAACCTTCAAGCCCGTTATGACCCACGACGAGCTCGAACCGATCTTGTCCACCATGGGCTTCATCCCCCAGGACTCCCTAGGTTTTAAAGAGTACGTTTTCCTCTCTTCTCCCACCACCACGCCCAGGCCCAGGCTCCCCTATCCCCACATCGACGGCCTTCATATTACCACCTACCAGGCCTTTATAGACGCATTGGCCTTCTTTCTTGATGTCTCCGATCTCTTCCATGTCAG GGGAATGCCGCTCCAACGTGTCAaagataaaaacagaaaatggcGTCGCATGGAAGATGATGATACTGCTGTGTTTGTGTACAGAGATGGAACCTTGGACAAGTCGTCGAGCCACAATTtgagcagagaagaagagtcGTCATCTTACACACATGTTCTCATCCACCATAAACCCCTACCTCATTGCACTCTTCTTCCCCTTAAGGACATCACTGTTTGGGTTTGA
- the LOC104729133 gene encoding aminoacylase-1-like, with translation MAMMNLLLLLLLAVLHLCLLSAVAGDDAIVSRFQEYLRINTVQPNPDYYKAVDFIISQAKPLSLESQTIELVKGKPLLLLKWLGSDPTLPAFLLNSHTDVVPFEESKWTHHPLQAHVDHTTGNIYARGSQDMKCVGMQYLEAIRKLQSSGFHPLRSVYLSFVPDEEIGGHDGAEKFAESDFFKTLNIAVVLDEGLPSPSESYRVFYGERSPWWLVIKAKGPPGHGAKLYDNSAMENLLKSIESIRRFRASQFDLLKAGGTAEGDVVNINMVFLKAGTPSPTGFVMNLQPSEAEAGFDIRIPPSVDAEALERRLVEEWAPASRNMSFEFKQKLTGKKFLTAADDSNPWWGLLENAVKEAGGRTSKPEIFPASTDARYFRKAGVPAFGFSPISNTPSLLHDHNEYLGKAEYLKGIDVYVSIIKAYASYESLPSPSESYRVFYGERSPWWLVIKAKGPPGHGAKLYDNSAMENLLKSIESIRRFRASQFDLLKAGGTAEGDVVNINMVFLKAGTPSPTGFVMNLQPSEAEAGFDIRIPPSVDAEALERRLVEEWAPASRNMSFEFKQKLTGKKFLTAADDSNPWWGLLENAVKEAGGRTSKPEIFPASTDARYFRKAGVPAFGFSPISNTPSLLHDHNEYLGKAEYLKGIDVYVSIIKAYASYESKSDSRDEL, from the exons ATGGCCatgatgaatcttcttcttcttcttcttctcgctgTTCTTCATCTTTGCCTCCTCTCTGCGGTGGCCGGCGACGATGCGATCGTCTCCAGATTCCAGGAGTATCTCCGAATCAACACGGTTCAACCCAACCCGGACTACTACAAAGCCGTTGACTTTATAATCTCTCAGGCGAAACCCCTCTCCCTCGAATCTCAGACGATCGAACTTGTCAAGGGAAAGCCTCTTCTCCTCCTCAAATGGCTTGGCTCCGACCCGACCCTCCCTGCCTTTCTCCTAAACTCCCACACCGATGTCGTTCCCTTCGAGGAGTCCAAGTGGACCCACCACCCTCTCCAAGCTCACGTCGACCATACCACCGGCAACATCTACGCCAGGGGTTCCCAGGACATGAAGTGCGTCGGGATGCAGTACCTCGAGGCCATTCGCAAGCTCCAGTCTTCTGGCTTCCACCCACTCCGATCCGTCTACCTCTCCTTCGTCCCCGATGAAGAGATCGGCGGCCACGATGGCGCTGAGAAGTTCGCCGAATCCGACTTCTTCAAGACCTTGAACATCGCGGTCGTGCTCGACGAAG GCCTGCCATCGCCTAGTGAGAGTTACAGAGTATTCTATGGAGAGAGGAGTCCCTGGTGGCTGGTGATTAAGGCTAAAGGTCCACCTGGCCATGGTGCCAAGCTCTATGATAACTCTGCCATGGAGAATCTCCTCAAAAGCATTGAGAGTATTCGCAGATTCAGAGCTTCCCAGTTTGATCTGCTCAAAGCTGGCGGCACTGCTGAAGGCGATGTCGTCAACATTAACATGGTCTTCCTCAAGGCTGGCACACCTTCTCCAACT GGTTTCGTAATGAATCTGCAACCATCGGAGGCAGAAGCTGGTTTCGACATTCGTATCCCACCCAGCGTTGATGCTGAAGCACTCGAAAGACGTTTGGTGGAGGAATGGGCTCCAGCATCACGAAACATGTCCTTTGAG TTCAAGCAGAAGCTTACGGGGAAGAAGTTCCTCACAGCAGCAGATGATTCAAATCCGTGGTGGGGGCTCTTGGAAAATGCTGTCAAGGAAGCCGGAGGTAGGACCAGTAAGCCTGAGATTTTCCCTGCATCAACGGATGCTCGCTACTTTCGCAAGGCTGGCGTGCCTGCGTTTGGGTTCTCTCCCATATCAAACACTCCCAGTTTGCTTCATGACCACAATGAG TATCTGGGGAAAGCTGAGTACTTGAAGGGCATTGACGTGTATGTTTCAATCATCAAAGCTTATGCATCTTATGAAA GCCTGCCATCGCCTAGTGAGAGTTACAGAGTATTCTATGGAGAGAGGAGTCCCTGGTGGCTGGTGATTAAGGCTAAAGGTCCACCTGGCCATGGTGCCAAGCTCTATGATAACTCTGCCATGGAGAATCTCCTCAAAAGCATTGAGAGCATTCGCAGATTCAGAGCTTCCCAGTTTGATCTCCTCAAAGCTGGCGGCACTGCTGAAGGCGATGTCGTCAACATTAACATGGTCTTCCTCAAGGCTGGCACACCTTCTCCAACT GGTTTCGTAATGAATCTGCAACCATCGGAGGCAGAAGCTGGTTTCGACATTCGTATCCCACCCAGCGTTGATGCTGAAGCACTCGAAAGACGTTTGGTGGAGGAATGGGCTCCAGCATCACGAAACATGTCCTTTGAG TTCAAGCAGAAGCTTACGGGGAAGAAGTTCCTCACAGCAGCAGATGATTCAAATCCGTGGTGGGGGCTCTTGGAAAATGCTGTCAAGGAAGCCGGAGGTAGGACCAGTAAGCCTGAGATTTTCCCTGCATCAACGGATGCTCGCTACTTTCGCAAGGCTGGCGTGCCTGCGTTTGGGTTCTCTCCCATATCAAACACTCCCAGTTTGCTTCATGACCACAATGAG TATCTGGGGAAAGCTGAGTACTTGAAGGGCATTGACGTGTATGTTTCAATCATCAAAGCTTATGCATCTTATGAAAGCAAAAGTGATTCACGAGATGAGTTATGA
- the LOC104729136 gene encoding uncharacterized protein LOC104729136 isoform X2, translating to MMMTSSGSSLLWRSRTTAPALPPRSPPLSKALSFPFSSALGGFIHRAPLSCSAEISSDSALAQSRPAPDFNPWSEFAQNVSGEWDGFGADFSRQGKPLELPESVVPEAYREWEVKVFDWQTQCPTLAQPHAHTFLYKSIKLLPTVGCEADAATRYTIDQRTIGSALAFSYSDTGSYVAVWPLRNNQLEVEHCLVNPNDKESRVRIFQVVSLAETNMSLQSVKVFREQWYGPFRDGDQLGGCAIRSSGFASTPTTAASVVAGSWRGLLATTSFHASDSGCIQHLTGEKVIEIVREEKDLLLLPQELWCSLQESKDGDRVFSVGWVFEPGHATTSSCVFSSDSKLKEVTMGRETALLDSLY from the exons ATGATGATGACGTCCTCTGGAAGCTCCCTCTTATGGCGGAGCCGTACAACTGCCCCTGCTCTTCCGCCTCGGTCGCCGCCGTTGTCTAAAGCTCTCTCCTTTCCCTTCTCTTCTGCTTTAGGAGGGTTTATTCACAGAGCCCCTCTTTCTTGTTCAGCTGAAATCTCCTCGGATAGTGCCCTGGCGCAGAGCCGGCCTGCCCCTGATTTCAATC cgtgGTCGGAGTTCGCTCAGAATGTGTCTGGCGAATGGGACGGTTTCGGAGCAGATTTTTCACGCCAAGGAAAACCGCTTGAACTACCTGAATCAGTGGTTCCAGAAGCCTATCGAGAATGGGAAGTGAAGGTGTTTGATTGGCAGACGCAGTGTCCCACTCTTGCCCAGCCCCACGCACACACCTTTCTTTACAAGTCCATCAAACTCCTCCCCACCGTTGGATGTGAAGCTGACGCAGCCACCCGTTACACCATCGACCAGAGGACCATCGGGTCTGCATTAGCATTTTCGTATTCTGACACTGGCTCCTATGTCGCTGTGTGGCCTTTGCGTAACAACCAGCTAGAGGTGGAGCATTGTCTTGTCAATCCTAATGACAAGGAGTCTCGCGTGAGGATTTTCCAGGTTGTCAGCTTAGCTGAGACCAACATGTCGTTGCAGAGTGTCAAAGTTTTCCGTGAGCAGTGGTACGGTCCCTTCAGAGATGGCGATCAGCTTGGAGGTTGTGCCATCCGTAGCTCCGGGTTTGCTTCTACACCTACCACAGCAGCTTCAGTGGTTGCCGGTTCTTGGAGAGGTCTACTTGCTACCACTAGCTTCCACGCCTCTGATTCC GGTTGTATTCAACACCTTACTGGCGAGAAGGTTATTGAGATTGTGAGAGAAGAAAAGGATCTTCTACTGCTTCCGCAAGAGCTGTGGTGCTCACTCCAAGAAAGCAAAGACGGCGATAGAGTATTTTCAGTAGGATGGGTGTTTGAGCCAGGCCATGCTACCACATCCAGCTGCGTTTTCTCTAGCGATTCTAAGCTAAAG GAGGTAACAATGGGAAGAGAGACTGCTCTATTAGAT AGCCTTTATTGA
- the LOC104729136 gene encoding uncharacterized protein LOC104729136 isoform X1, protein MMMTSSGSSLLWRSRTTAPALPPRSPPLSKALSFPFSSALGGFIHRAPLSCSAEISSDSALAQSRPAPDFNPWSEFAQNVSGEWDGFGADFSRQGKPLELPESVVPEAYREWEVKVFDWQTQCPTLAQPHAHTFLYKSIKLLPTVGCEADAATRYTIDQRTIGSALAFSYSDTGSYVAVWPLRNNQLEVEHCLVNPNDKESRVRIFQVVSLAETNMSLQSVKVFREQWYGPFRDGDQLGGCAIRSSGFASTPTTAASVVAGSWRGLLATTSFHASDSGCIQHLTGEKVIEIVREEKDLLLLPQELWCSLQESKDGDRVFSVGWVFEPGHATTSSCVFSSDSKLKEVTMGRETALLDSAEPLLIFDLYREGSRPYFCRAL, encoded by the exons ATGATGATGACGTCCTCTGGAAGCTCCCTCTTATGGCGGAGCCGTACAACTGCCCCTGCTCTTCCGCCTCGGTCGCCGCCGTTGTCTAAAGCTCTCTCCTTTCCCTTCTCTTCTGCTTTAGGAGGGTTTATTCACAGAGCCCCTCTTTCTTGTTCAGCTGAAATCTCCTCGGATAGTGCCCTGGCGCAGAGCCGGCCTGCCCCTGATTTCAATC cgtgGTCGGAGTTCGCTCAGAATGTGTCTGGCGAATGGGACGGTTTCGGAGCAGATTTTTCACGCCAAGGAAAACCGCTTGAACTACCTGAATCAGTGGTTCCAGAAGCCTATCGAGAATGGGAAGTGAAGGTGTTTGATTGGCAGACGCAGTGTCCCACTCTTGCCCAGCCCCACGCACACACCTTTCTTTACAAGTCCATCAAACTCCTCCCCACCGTTGGATGTGAAGCTGACGCAGCCACCCGTTACACCATCGACCAGAGGACCATCGGGTCTGCATTAGCATTTTCGTATTCTGACACTGGCTCCTATGTCGCTGTGTGGCCTTTGCGTAACAACCAGCTAGAGGTGGAGCATTGTCTTGTCAATCCTAATGACAAGGAGTCTCGCGTGAGGATTTTCCAGGTTGTCAGCTTAGCTGAGACCAACATGTCGTTGCAGAGTGTCAAAGTTTTCCGTGAGCAGTGGTACGGTCCCTTCAGAGATGGCGATCAGCTTGGAGGTTGTGCCATCCGTAGCTCCGGGTTTGCTTCTACACCTACCACAGCAGCTTCAGTGGTTGCCGGTTCTTGGAGAGGTCTACTTGCTACCACTAGCTTCCACGCCTCTGATTCC GGTTGTATTCAACACCTTACTGGCGAGAAGGTTATTGAGATTGTGAGAGAAGAAAAGGATCTTCTACTGCTTCCGCAAGAGCTGTGGTGCTCACTCCAAGAAAGCAAAGACGGCGATAGAGTATTTTCAGTAGGATGGGTGTTTGAGCCAGGCCATGCTACCACATCCAGCTGCGTTTTCTCTAGCGATTCTAAGCTAAAG GAGGTAACAATGGGAAGAGAGACTGCTCTATTAGAT AGTGCAGAGCCTTTATTGATATTCGATCTTTACCGGGAAGGATCCAGACCATATTTCTGCAGAGCTTTGTAG